A genome region from Cucurbita pepo subsp. pepo cultivar mu-cu-16 chromosome LG02, ASM280686v2, whole genome shotgun sequence includes the following:
- the LOC111788250 gene encoding rhomboid-like protein 11, chloroplastic yields MQSRLQQLHGSRILKPRGLREQMATTSIAHLSSFSSSSLRFSSPLFHPLSSSLSVAQFSNVLRLRARSTAAKPIAMCKMNDADLISQLELGKPLQNRKPEKRVNGIFWIILLNIGVYVADHIFQVRSIGALYLYHNRPAWYQFFTATFCHANWNHLSSNLFFLYIFGKLVEEEEGNFALWLSYILTGVGANIVSWLILPRNAVSVGASGAVFGLFTISVLVKMSWDWRKILEVLILGQFVIEKVMEAAQASTALSGSFRGGSALQNVNHVAHLSGALVGVVLVWLLSRIPSQPPDQDASTLHRKVR; encoded by the exons ATGCAATCGCGGTTGCAGCAGCTCCATGGGAGCCGAATATTGAAACCTCGTGGACTACGCGAGCAAATGGCTACGACTTCCATTGCTCATCTCTCAAGCttcagctcaagctcactcaGATTCTCCTCTCCATTATTTCACCCGCTCTCATCGTCTCTTTCCGTTGCTCAATTTAGCAATGTTCTTCGTCTTCGCGCTCGTTCCACTGCTGCGAAACCTATCGCGATGTGCAAAATGAACGATGCag ATTTGATATCACAGTTGGAGCTGGGGAAACCACTGCAGAATCGGAAACCGGAGAAGCGTGTTAATGGTATATTCTGGATCATTCTTCTCAACATTGGAGTATATGTGGCCGATCACATTTTTCAG GTTCGTAGTATAGGAGCTCTGTACTTGTACCACAATCGTCCTGCATGGTATCAATTTTTTACAGCAACATTTTGTCATGCTAATTG GAACCATCTCTCTAGcaatctttttttcttgtatataTTTG GAAAACTTGTTGAGGAAGAGGAAGGAAACTTTGCTTTGTGGCTTTCCTATATTCTTACTGGTGTAGGTGCAAACATTGTTTCATGGCTAATTTTACCAAGAAATGCTGTATCAGTTGGAGCTTCTGGTGCTGTTTTTGGGTTGTTTACTATAAGTGTCCTTGTAAAG ATGTCTTGGGACTGGAGGAAGATCCTCGAAGTCCTTATACTTGGTCAATTTGTTATAGAGAAG GTCATGGAAGCAGCCCAAGCTTCAACTGCACTGTCAGGAAGCTTCCGCGGAGGATCTGCCTTGCAGAATGTTAACCATGTTGCTCATCTCTCTGGGGCGCTCGTCGGTGTCGTTCTGGTATGGCTTCTCAGTAGAATTCCTTCTCAACCTCCTGATCAAGATGCATCAACTTTGCACAGGAAAGTAAGATGA
- the LOC111788107 gene encoding beta-adaptin-like protein A yields MAPPAPSHRTPSPSQPSGKSEVSDLKSQLRQLAGSRAPGVEDSKRELFKKVISYMTIGIDVSSLFGEMVMCSATSDIVLKKMCYLYVGNYAKVNPDLALLTINFLQRDCKDEDPMIRGLALRSLCSLRVANLVEYLVGPLGSGLKDNNSYVRMVAVTGVLKLYHISASTCVDADFPATLKHLMLNDRDTQVVANCLSALQEILTSEASSLEEASREREALLSKAVVYYLLNRIKEFNEWAQCLILELVSKYVPSDSNEIFDIMNLLEDRLQHANGAVVLATTKVFLHLTLSMTDVHQQVYERIKAPLLTLVSSGSPEQSYAVLSHLHLLVMRAPFIFSSDYKHFYCQYNEPSYVKKLKLEMLTAVANESNTYEIVTELCEYVANVDIPIARESIRAVGKIALQQYDVNAIVDRLLQFLEMEKDYVTAEALVLVKDLLRKYPQWSHDCIAVVGSISSKNIQEPKAKAALIWMLGEYSQDMHDAPYILESLIENWDDEPSAEVRLHILTAVMKCFFKRPPETQKALGVALAVGLADFHQDVHDRALFYYRLLQYNVSVAERVVNPPKQAVSVFADTQSSEVKDRIFDEFNSLSVIYQKPSYMFTDKEHRGPFEFSDELGNLSLGAESADAVVPAQQVEANDKDLLLSTSVEEETRIVSNNGSAYSAPSYEGSVGALIPQAPSEFAVSNPSIPEPAPPSNSPIDDLLGLGLPTLSAPAPAPAPSPPPLQLNSKAVLAPGTFQQKWRQLPISVSLEHAVSPRGIAALTSPQVLLRHMQSHSIHCIASGGQAPNFKFFFFAQKQGDPSNFLVECIINTASAKAQIKVKADDQSASQAFSSLFQTALANFGML; encoded by the exons ATGGCTCCGCCTGCGCCGTCTCATCGAACTCCATCGCCGTCCCAACCATCGGG AAAAAGCGAAGTATCTGATCTGAAATCACAGCTCCGGCAGCTTGCTGGAAGCAGAGCACCGGGTGTTGAAGATTCCAAGAGGGAGCTTTTCAAGAAAGTGATATCTTACATGACTATTGGGATTGATGTATCGTCTCTCTTTGGGGAGATGGTGATGTGCTCCGCTACATCAGACATTGTTCTTAAGAAAATGTGCTATCTATACGTTGGCAATTATGCCAAGGTTAATCCTGATCTTGCTCTGCtcacaattaattttcttcaaaGGGATTGCAAGGATGAGGATCCAATGATTAGAGGGCTTGCTTTGAGGAGCTTATGTTCACTTCGCGTTGCAAATCTAGTTGAGTATCTGGTAGGGCCCTTGGGTTCTGGCTTGAAAGATAACAATAGTTATGTGAGAATGGTGGCAGTTACAGGGGTTTTGAAACTATATCATATATCTGCTTCGACGTGTGTAGATGCTGATTTTCCAGCAACATTGAAGCATTTGATGCTCAATGATCGAGATACTCAG GTAGTTGCAAATTGTTTATCTGCTCTACAAGAGATTTTGACCTCAGAAGCCAGCTCCTTGGAAGAAGCATCTAGGGAAAGAGAGGCTTTGCTCAGTAAGGCGGTTGTGTATTATCTTCTGAATCG GATCAAGGAATTTAATGAATGGGCACAGTGTCTTATACTTGAATTGGTCTCCAAATATGTACCTTCAGATAGCAATGAGATTTTTGATATCATGAACCTTCTTGAAGATAGACTTCAGCATGCTAATGGTGCTGTTGTATTGGCAACCACCAAAGTTTTTCTACATTTGACTTTATCCATGACTGACGTTCACCAACAG GTCTATGAACGGATTAAAGCGCCTCTCTTAACCCTAGTGAGCTCAGGAAGCCCGGAGCAATCTTATGCAGTTCTAAGCCATCTGCATCTCCTGGTGATGCGTGCtccatttatattttcctcagACTATAAACACTTCTATTGTCAATACAATGAGCCATCTTATGTCAAAAAATTGAAGCTTGAAATGTTGACTGCGGTGGCAAATGAAAGCAACACTTACGAAATTG TGACGGAATTATGTGAATATGTGGCAAATGTTGATATTCCCATTGCAAGAGAGTCAATACGTGCTGTTGGGAAAATAGCACTGCAGCAGTATGATGTGAATGCAATTGTCGATCGACTTCTGCAGTTTTTGGAGATGGAAAAGGACTATGTGACTGCTGAAGCTCTG GTACTTGTTAAAGATCTTCTGAGAAAATATCCACAATGGAGTCATGATTGCATTGCTGTTGTCGGCAGCATCAGCAGTAAAAATATTCAAGAACCAAAGGCGAAAGCAGCTCTTATCTGGATGTTGGGGGAGTACTCACAAGACATGCACGATGCCCCATATATTCTAGAGAGTTTAATTGAGAACTGGGATGATGAGCCTTCTGCTGAG GTTCGCCTACATATTCTCACTGCAGTGATGAAGTGTTTCTTCAAAAGGCCTCCTGAAACTCAGAAGGCCTTGGGAGTTGCACTGGCAGTCGGTCTTGCTGACTTCCACCAG GATGTGCACGATCGAGCACTATTCTACTACAGGCTTTTGCAATATAATGTTTCTGTAGCTGAACGTGTCGTCAATCCTCCAAAGCAAGCCGTTTCTGTATTTGCTGATACACAGAGCAGTGAAGTCAAGGATAGAATATTTGACGAATTTAATAGTTTGTCTGTTATTTATCAGAAG CCATCTTACATGTTCACTGACAAGGAACACCGAGGTCCATTTGAGTTCTCAGACGAACTCGGAAATTTATCTCTTGGTGCAGAGTCTGCAGATGCCGTTGTTCCAGCTCAGCAAGTCGAGGCAAACGATAAGGACCTACTTCTAAGCACATCAGTGGAAGAGGAAACTAGAATCGTAAGTAACAATGGTTCTGCATATAGTGCTCCTTCATATGAAGGCTCCGTTGGAGCTCTCATTCCTCAAGCACCATCAGAGTTTGCAGTCTCGAATCCTTCCATACCCGAGCCTGCTCCACCATCGAACTCTCCAATTGATGATCTACTTGGCCTAGGTCTACCAACATTGTCTGCTCCTGCTCCTGCGCCTGCGCCTTCACCACCTCCTCTGCAGCTAAATTCAAAAGCTGTTTTAGCTCCAGGAACTTTTCAGCAGAAATGGCGCCAGCTTCCTATATCTGTATCACTg GAACATGCTGTAAGCCCGAGAGGCATTGCAGCTCTAACATCACCGCAAGTCCTCCTCCGGCACATGCAAAGCCATTCCATTCATTGCATTGCATCCGGTGGCCAGGCACcgaacttcaaatttttcttcttcgcACAAAAGCAAGGAGACCCATCCAACTTTCTGGTGGAGTGCATAATCAACACAGCATCTGCCAAAGCACAGATAAAGGTCAAAGCTGACGACCAAAGTGCATCACAAGCTTTCTCGTCTCTGTTCCAAACAGCTCTGGCCAACTTCGGAATGTTATGA
- the LOC111788244 gene encoding GTP-binding protein At2g22870-like: MVLSQLSRLNRSLFTSSIRRSFSVFAKTNKPIIAATEASILTSPSFPAPKSILTAAEPVSITDFSEYPEEKQLTISPEKLFIPPETDLSGSGAAGTRILKGSNIVLGRYARDAQISEANFVKSSVRTEDCPSDGLPEFALVGRSNVGKSSLLNSLVRRKKLAHTSKKPGKTQCINHFRINDSWYLVDLPGYGYASAPRELRTDWNKFTKDYFLNRSTLVSVFLLIDASVPAKQIDLDYASWLGQNQIPMTIIFTKCDKRKKKKKDGKRAEENMSDFQELIGGFFHTTPPWIMTSSVTHQGRDEILLHIAQLRNYWLKH; this comes from the exons ATGGTTCTCTCTCAGCTCTCTAGACTCAACCGTTCTCTCTTTACTTCATCAATCCGCCGAAGTTTTAGCGTATTTGCAAAAACCAATAAACCCATAATCGCGGCCACAGAAGCCTCCATTCTCACTTCGCCTTCATTtcccgcccccaaatccattCTCACGGCCGCCGAACCAGTTTCGATCACCGATTTTTCAGAATATCCCGAAGAAAAACAGTTAACCATCTCCCCTGAGAAGCTATTTATTCCGCCGGAAACTGATTTATCCGGCAGCGGCGCTGCGGGGACGAGAATCTTGAAGGGTTCGAACATTGTGTTGGGACGGTACGCGAGGGATGCGCAGATTTCCGAGGCGAATTTTGTGAAGAGCAGTGTGAGAACCGAGGATTGCCCTTCTGATGGGCTTCCTGAATTTGCCCTTGTTGGGCGCTCGAATGTGGGGAAATCGTCACTGTTGAACTCGCTCGTGCGGCGGAAGAAGCTCGCTCATACCTCCAAGAAACCAG GAAAGACACAGTGCATAAACCATTTTCGAATCAACGATAGTTGGTACTTGGTCGATTTGCCTGGATATGG GTATGCATCTGCACCACGGGAACTCCGAACGGACTGGAATAAGTTTACCAAGGACTATTTCCTGAATCGGTCGACGTTGGTTTCGGTTTTCCTTCTTATAGATGCTAGCGTTCCTGCCAAACAAATTGATCTTGACTATGCTAGTTGGTTGGGTCAGAATCAG ATTCCAATGACgataatatttacaaaatgcGACAaacgaaagaagaaaaagaaagatggaaaAAGAGCAGAAGAAAATATGAGCGACTTTCAGGAACTGATTGGTGGATTTTTCCACACGACTCCGCCGTGGATTATGACCAGCAGTGTCACCCATCAAGGTCGGGACGAAATTCTTCTGCATATCGCTCAACTGAGGAACTACTGGCTCAAGCACTGA